A genomic window from Lotus japonicus ecotype B-129 chromosome 1, LjGifu_v1.2 includes:
- the LOC130719738 gene encoding uncharacterized protein LOC130719738 has product MTLTITKAITASLSSALACTNNVGLFSASIDELVEFRGLGKIERTFVPLLEEVCSQHPSLIECQKKRSRMFTECAFTALGRVLYFLKTRKVKDMDEQACKDLQLLWEELETFKFDLSWLKAYVQFALSMENYVEELVAAEKLKENVAALELKMKRLNLKLVAAKANLDKVSNFLKEEGFHKVDWEVGLGYGRL; this is encoded by the coding sequence caataaCTGCCTCCTTATCATCTGCACTAGCTTGTACTAATAATGTGGGATTGTTCTCAGCCTCAATTGATGAGCTTGTGGAATTCAGAGGATTAGGGAAAATAGAAAGGACTTTCGTTCCGCTACTTGAGGAAGTGTGTTCTCAGCATCCATCTCTTATTGAGTGCCAGAAGAAGAGAAGCCGCATGTTTACCGAATGCGCGTTCACCGCTTTGGGTAGAGTTCTTTACTTCCTCAAGACTAGGAAGGTGAAAGATATGGATGAACAAGCCTGTAAGGATCTTCAACTTTTGTGGGAGGAACTAGAGACATTTAAATTTGATCTCTCTTGGCTGAAGGCCTATGTTCAATTCGCCTTAAGCATGGAAAATTATGTGGAAGAATTAGTGGCGGCGGAAAAGCTAAAGGAGAATGTGGCAGCTCTGGAGTTGAAAATGAAGAGGCTTAACCTGAAGCTCGTTGCTGCTAAGGCGAATCTTGATAAAGTATCAAACTTCTTGAAAGAAGAAGGCTTCCATAAGGTCGATTGGGAGGTTGGACTGGGGTATGGAAGACTTTAG